A section of the Mycteria americana isolate JAX WOST 10 ecotype Jacksonville Zoo and Gardens chromosome 19, USCA_MyAme_1.0, whole genome shotgun sequence genome encodes:
- the SIDT2 gene encoding SID1 transmembrane family member 2 isoform X2: MPGSGAGALARALVAWALLALPLPALPQPRGARRVAEKEARFNTTYADWVDADLLNIYAFNHSVRRNRTEGVRVSVNVLSDRKDLPVLFVVRQKEAVVSFQVPLILRGLNQRKYAYQEVSRTLCQPQTKAEVETQHFYVDVSTLSLNTSYQLRVTHVENFVLRTNERFSFNATAAQPQYFKYEFPEGVDSVIVKVTSAMAFPCSVISIQDILCPVYDLDNNVAFIGMYQTMTKKAAITVQKKDFPSNSFYVVVVVKTEDEVCGGALPYYPLSKNASPDEPVDQHNRQKMLEVMVSPTITSEAYVSSVLFCLGIFLSFYVLTLLIACWESCRQQKRKGLLAAMDSPSLDTGHARGIPDSFLGHAPYNSYGYGSFGNGSSGSAEGITDSMGSAEVPYGYAGQEQFKRRTSSAPMRPLSIAMGERSLENVAGRPRLDSLSSIEEDDYDTLADIDYDKNVIRTKQYLCVADLARKDKRVLRKKYQIYFWNIATIAVFYALPVIQLVITYQTVVNVTGNQDICYYNFLCAHPLGNLSAFNNILSNLGYVLLGLLFLLIILQREINYNRALMRNDAHALECGIPKHFGLFYAMGTALMMEGLLSACYHVCPNYTNFQFDTSFMYMIAGLCMLKLYQKRHPDINASAYSAYACLALVIFFSVVGVVFGKENTAFWIVFSVIHIVATLLLSTQLYYMGRWKLDSGILRRILHVLYTDCVRQCSGPMYVDRMVLLVMGNIINWSLAAYGLIVRPNDFASYLLAIGICNLLLYFAFYIIMKLRSGERIKLIPLLCIVGTSVVWGFALFFFFQGLSTWQKTPAESREHNRDCILLDFFDDHDIWHFLSSIAMFGSFLVLLTLDDDLDCVQRDKIYVF, from the exons atgccgggcagcggggcgggcgcgcTGGCCCGGGCGCTGGTGGCCTGGGCGCTGCtggccctgccgctgccggccctgccccagccccgcggcgcccggcgggtGGCGGAGAAGGAGGCCCGCTTCAACACCACCTACGCCGACTGGGTGGACGCCGACCTGCTCAACATCTACGCCTTCAACCACAGCGTCCGGAGGAACAGG ACGGAGGGGGTGCGGGTGTCGGTGAACGTCCTCTCCGACCGCAAGGACTTGCCCGTCCTCTTCGTGGTGAGGCAGAAGGAGGCGGTGGTCTCCTTCCAGGTGCCGCTCATCCTCCGGGGCCT GAACCAGCGGAAGTACGCGTACCAGGAGGTGAGCCGCACgctctgccagccccagaccAAGGCGGAGGTGGAGACCCAGCACTTCTACGTGGACGTCTCCACGCTGTCCCTCAACACCTCCTACCAGCTGCGCGTCACCCACGTGGAGAACTTCGTGCTGCG GACAAACGAAAGGTTCAGCTTCAATGCCACGGCAGCTCAGCCGCAG TATTTCAAGTACGAGTTCCCCGAGGGAGTGGACTCGGTGATCGTGAAGGTGACCTCGGCCATGGCCTTCCCCTGCTCCGTCATCTCCATCCAGGACATCCTG TGCCCCGTCTATGACTTGGACAACAACGTGGCCTTCATCGGGATGTACCAGACCATGACGAAGAAGGCGGCCATCACGGTGCAG AAGAAGGATTTCCCCAGCAACAGCTTCtacgtggtggtggtggtgaagacGGAGGACGAGGTGTGCGGGGGGGCTCTGCCCTACTACCCCCTCTCCAAAAACGCCTCACCAG ACGAACCCGTGGATCAGCACAACCGGCAGAAGATGCTGGAGGTGATGGTGTCGCCCACCATAACGT CGGAGGCCTATGTGAGCAGCGTGCTCTTCTGCCTGGGCATCTTCCTCTCCTTCTACGTCCTCACGCTGCTCATCgcctgctgggagagctgccG gcagcagaagaggaaggggCTCCTGGCAGCCATGGACTCGCCCAGCCTGGACAcgg GGCATGCCCGCGGCATCCCCGACTCCTTCCTGGGCCATGCCCCCTACAACAGCTACGGTTACGGCTCCTTCG GGAACGGCTCCTCTGGCAGCGCCGAGGGCATCACGGACAGCATGGGCTCAGCAGAAGTCCCCTACGGCTACGCGG GGCAGGAGCAGTTCAAGCGGCGCACGTCCTCCGCCCCGATGAGGCCGCTGAGCATTGCCATGG GGGAGCGGTCGCTGGAGAACGTGGCCGGCCGGCCACGCCTGGACTCGCTCAGCTCCATCGAGGAGGATGACTACGACACGCTGGCTGACATTGACTACGACAAGAACGTCATCCGCACCAAG caATACCTCTGCGTGGCCGACCTGGCCCGCAAGGACAAGCGGGTGCTGCGGAAGAAGTACCAGATCTACTTCTG gAACATCGCCACCATCGCCGTCTTCTACGCCCTCCCCGTCATCCAGCTCGTCATCACCTACCAGACG GTGGTGAACGTCACCGGCAACCAGGACATCTGCTACTACAACTTTCTGTGCGCCCACCCGCTGGGGAACCTCAG CGCCTTCAACAACATCCTCAGCAACCTGGGCTACGTCCTGCTGGGCTTGCTCTTCCTGCTCATCATCCTGCAGCGGGAGATCAACTACAACCGGGCGCTCATGCGCAACGACGCTCACGCCCTG gAGTGCGGCATCCCCAAGCACTTCGGGCTCTTCTACGCCATGGGCACCGCCCTCATGATGGAGGGGCTGCTCAGCGCCTGCTACCACGTCTGCCCCAACTACACCAACTTCCAGTTCG ACACCTCCTTCATGTACATGATCGCGGGGCTCTGCATGCTGAAGCTCTACCAGAAACGCCACCCAGACATCAACGCCAGCGCCTACAGTGCCTACGCCTGCCTGGCCCTCGTCATCTTCTTCTCCGTCGTCGGCGTG gTCTTCGGCAAGGAGAACACGGCCTTCTGGATCGTCTTCTCCGTCATCCACATCGTGGCCACCCTGCTGCTGAGCACCCAGCTCTACTACATGGGGCGCTGGAAGCTGG aCTCGGGCATCCTGCGCAGGATCCTGCACGTGCTGTACACGGACTGCGTCCGGCAGTGCAGCGGGCCCATGTACGTG GACCGAATGGTGCTCTTGGTCATGGGAAACATCATCAACTGGTCGCT CGCTGCCTACGGCCTCATTGTCCGCCCCAATGACTTCGCTTCCTACCTGCTGGCCATCGGCATCTGCAACCTCCTCCTCTACTTCGCCTTCTACATCATCATGAAG CTCCGCAGCGGCGAGCGCATCAAGCTCATCCCCTTGCTCTGCATCGTCGGCACCTCGGTGGTCTGGGGCTTTgccctcttcttcttcttccagggGCTCAGCACCTGGCAG AAAACGCCGGCCGAGTCCCGGGAGCACAACCGCGACTGCATCCTGCTCGACTTCTTCGACGACCATGACATCTGGCACTTCCTCTCCTCCATCGCCATGTTCGGCTCCTTCCTG GTGCTGCTGACGCTGGACGACGACTTGGACTGCGTCCAGCGGGACAAGATCTACGTCTTCTAG
- the SIDT2 gene encoding SID1 transmembrane family member 2 isoform X4: MPGSGAGALARALVAWALLALPLPALPQPRGARRVAEKEARFNTTYADWVDADLLNIYAFNHSVRRNRTEGVRVSVNVLSDRKDLPVLFVVRQKEAVVSFQVPLILRGLNQRKYAYQEVSRTLCQPQTKAEVETQHFYVDVSTLSLNTSYQLRVTHVENFVLRTNERFSFNATAAQPQYFKYEFPEGVDSVIVKVTSAMAFPCSVISIQDILCPVYDLDNNVAFIGMYQTMTKKAAITVQKKDFPSNSFYVVVVVKTEDEVCGGALPYYPLSKNASPDEPVDQHNRQKMLEVMVSPTITSEAYVSSVLFCLGIFLSFYVLTLLIACWESCRQQKRKGLLAAMDSPSLDTASLLGHARGIPDSFLGHAPYNSYGYGSFGNGSSGSAEGITDSMGSAEVPYGYAGERSLENVAGRPRLDSLSSIEEDDYDTLADIDYDKNVIRTKQYLCVADLARKDKRVLRKKYQIYFWNIATIAVFYALPVIQLVITYQTVVNVTGNQDICYYNFLCAHPLGNLSAFNNILSNLGYVLLGLLFLLIILQREINYNRALMRNDAHALECGIPKHFGLFYAMGTALMMEGLLSACYHVCPNYTNFQFDTSFMYMIAGLCMLKLYQKRHPDINASAYSAYACLALVIFFSVVGVVFGKENTAFWIVFSVIHIVATLLLSTQLYYMGRWKLDSGILRRILHVLYTDCVRQCSGPMYVDRMVLLVMGNIINWSLAAYGLIVRPNDFASYLLAIGICNLLLYFAFYIIMKLRSGERIKLIPLLCIVGTSVVWGFALFFFFQGLSTWQKTPAESREHNRDCILLDFFDDHDIWHFLSSIAMFGSFLVLLTLDDDLDCVQRDKIYVF; this comes from the exons atgccgggcagcggggcgggcgcgcTGGCCCGGGCGCTGGTGGCCTGGGCGCTGCtggccctgccgctgccggccctgccccagccccgcggcgcccggcgggtGGCGGAGAAGGAGGCCCGCTTCAACACCACCTACGCCGACTGGGTGGACGCCGACCTGCTCAACATCTACGCCTTCAACCACAGCGTCCGGAGGAACAGG ACGGAGGGGGTGCGGGTGTCGGTGAACGTCCTCTCCGACCGCAAGGACTTGCCCGTCCTCTTCGTGGTGAGGCAGAAGGAGGCGGTGGTCTCCTTCCAGGTGCCGCTCATCCTCCGGGGCCT GAACCAGCGGAAGTACGCGTACCAGGAGGTGAGCCGCACgctctgccagccccagaccAAGGCGGAGGTGGAGACCCAGCACTTCTACGTGGACGTCTCCACGCTGTCCCTCAACACCTCCTACCAGCTGCGCGTCACCCACGTGGAGAACTTCGTGCTGCG GACAAACGAAAGGTTCAGCTTCAATGCCACGGCAGCTCAGCCGCAG TATTTCAAGTACGAGTTCCCCGAGGGAGTGGACTCGGTGATCGTGAAGGTGACCTCGGCCATGGCCTTCCCCTGCTCCGTCATCTCCATCCAGGACATCCTG TGCCCCGTCTATGACTTGGACAACAACGTGGCCTTCATCGGGATGTACCAGACCATGACGAAGAAGGCGGCCATCACGGTGCAG AAGAAGGATTTCCCCAGCAACAGCTTCtacgtggtggtggtggtgaagacGGAGGACGAGGTGTGCGGGGGGGCTCTGCCCTACTACCCCCTCTCCAAAAACGCCTCACCAG ACGAACCCGTGGATCAGCACAACCGGCAGAAGATGCTGGAGGTGATGGTGTCGCCCACCATAACGT CGGAGGCCTATGTGAGCAGCGTGCTCTTCTGCCTGGGCATCTTCCTCTCCTTCTACGTCCTCACGCTGCTCATCgcctgctgggagagctgccG gcagcagaagaggaaggggCTCCTGGCAGCCATGGACTCGCCCAGCCTGGACAcgg CGTCTCTACTGG GGCATGCCCGCGGCATCCCCGACTCCTTCCTGGGCCATGCCCCCTACAACAGCTACGGTTACGGCTCCTTCG GGAACGGCTCCTCTGGCAGCGCCGAGGGCATCACGGACAGCATGGGCTCAGCAGAAGTCCCCTACGGCTACGCGG GGGAGCGGTCGCTGGAGAACGTGGCCGGCCGGCCACGCCTGGACTCGCTCAGCTCCATCGAGGAGGATGACTACGACACGCTGGCTGACATTGACTACGACAAGAACGTCATCCGCACCAAG caATACCTCTGCGTGGCCGACCTGGCCCGCAAGGACAAGCGGGTGCTGCGGAAGAAGTACCAGATCTACTTCTG gAACATCGCCACCATCGCCGTCTTCTACGCCCTCCCCGTCATCCAGCTCGTCATCACCTACCAGACG GTGGTGAACGTCACCGGCAACCAGGACATCTGCTACTACAACTTTCTGTGCGCCCACCCGCTGGGGAACCTCAG CGCCTTCAACAACATCCTCAGCAACCTGGGCTACGTCCTGCTGGGCTTGCTCTTCCTGCTCATCATCCTGCAGCGGGAGATCAACTACAACCGGGCGCTCATGCGCAACGACGCTCACGCCCTG gAGTGCGGCATCCCCAAGCACTTCGGGCTCTTCTACGCCATGGGCACCGCCCTCATGATGGAGGGGCTGCTCAGCGCCTGCTACCACGTCTGCCCCAACTACACCAACTTCCAGTTCG ACACCTCCTTCATGTACATGATCGCGGGGCTCTGCATGCTGAAGCTCTACCAGAAACGCCACCCAGACATCAACGCCAGCGCCTACAGTGCCTACGCCTGCCTGGCCCTCGTCATCTTCTTCTCCGTCGTCGGCGTG gTCTTCGGCAAGGAGAACACGGCCTTCTGGATCGTCTTCTCCGTCATCCACATCGTGGCCACCCTGCTGCTGAGCACCCAGCTCTACTACATGGGGCGCTGGAAGCTGG aCTCGGGCATCCTGCGCAGGATCCTGCACGTGCTGTACACGGACTGCGTCCGGCAGTGCAGCGGGCCCATGTACGTG GACCGAATGGTGCTCTTGGTCATGGGAAACATCATCAACTGGTCGCT CGCTGCCTACGGCCTCATTGTCCGCCCCAATGACTTCGCTTCCTACCTGCTGGCCATCGGCATCTGCAACCTCCTCCTCTACTTCGCCTTCTACATCATCATGAAG CTCCGCAGCGGCGAGCGCATCAAGCTCATCCCCTTGCTCTGCATCGTCGGCACCTCGGTGGTCTGGGGCTTTgccctcttcttcttcttccagggGCTCAGCACCTGGCAG AAAACGCCGGCCGAGTCCCGGGAGCACAACCGCGACTGCATCCTGCTCGACTTCTTCGACGACCATGACATCTGGCACTTCCTCTCCTCCATCGCCATGTTCGGCTCCTTCCTG GTGCTGCTGACGCTGGACGACGACTTGGACTGCGTCCAGCGGGACAAGATCTACGTCTTCTAG
- the SIDT2 gene encoding SID1 transmembrane family member 2 isoform X3 gives MPGSGAGALARALVAWALLALPLPALPQPRGARRVAEKEARFNTTYADWVDADLLNIYAFNHSVRRNRTEGVRVSVNVLSDRKDLPVLFVVRQKEAVVSFQVPLILRGLNQRKYAYQEVSRTLCQPQTKAEVETQHFYVDVSTLSLNTSYQLRVTHVENFVLRTNERFSFNATAAQPQYFKYEFPEGVDSVIVKVTSAMAFPCSVISIQDILCPVYDLDNNVAFIGMYQTMTKKAAITVQKKDFPSNSFYVVVVVKTEDEVCGGALPYYPLSKNASPDEPVDQHNRQKMLEVMVSPTITSEAYVSSVLFCLGIFLSFYVLTLLIACWESCRQQKRKGLLAAMDSPSLDTASLLGHARGIPDSFLGHAPYNSYGYGSFGNGSSGSAEGITDSMGSAEVPYGYAGQEQFKRRTSSAPMRPLSIAMGERSLENVAGRPRLDSLSSIEEDDYDTLADIDYDKNVIRTKQYLCVADLARKDKRVLRKKYQIYFWNIATIAVFYALPVIQLVITYQTVVNVTGNQDICYYNFLCAHPLGNLSNLGYVLLGLLFLLIILQREINYNRALMRNDAHALECGIPKHFGLFYAMGTALMMEGLLSACYHVCPNYTNFQFDTSFMYMIAGLCMLKLYQKRHPDINASAYSAYACLALVIFFSVVGVVFGKENTAFWIVFSVIHIVATLLLSTQLYYMGRWKLDSGILRRILHVLYTDCVRQCSGPMYVDRMVLLVMGNIINWSLAAYGLIVRPNDFASYLLAIGICNLLLYFAFYIIMKLRSGERIKLIPLLCIVGTSVVWGFALFFFFQGLSTWQKTPAESREHNRDCILLDFFDDHDIWHFLSSIAMFGSFLVLLTLDDDLDCVQRDKIYVF, from the exons atgccgggcagcggggcgggcgcgcTGGCCCGGGCGCTGGTGGCCTGGGCGCTGCtggccctgccgctgccggccctgccccagccccgcggcgcccggcgggtGGCGGAGAAGGAGGCCCGCTTCAACACCACCTACGCCGACTGGGTGGACGCCGACCTGCTCAACATCTACGCCTTCAACCACAGCGTCCGGAGGAACAGG ACGGAGGGGGTGCGGGTGTCGGTGAACGTCCTCTCCGACCGCAAGGACTTGCCCGTCCTCTTCGTGGTGAGGCAGAAGGAGGCGGTGGTCTCCTTCCAGGTGCCGCTCATCCTCCGGGGCCT GAACCAGCGGAAGTACGCGTACCAGGAGGTGAGCCGCACgctctgccagccccagaccAAGGCGGAGGTGGAGACCCAGCACTTCTACGTGGACGTCTCCACGCTGTCCCTCAACACCTCCTACCAGCTGCGCGTCACCCACGTGGAGAACTTCGTGCTGCG GACAAACGAAAGGTTCAGCTTCAATGCCACGGCAGCTCAGCCGCAG TATTTCAAGTACGAGTTCCCCGAGGGAGTGGACTCGGTGATCGTGAAGGTGACCTCGGCCATGGCCTTCCCCTGCTCCGTCATCTCCATCCAGGACATCCTG TGCCCCGTCTATGACTTGGACAACAACGTGGCCTTCATCGGGATGTACCAGACCATGACGAAGAAGGCGGCCATCACGGTGCAG AAGAAGGATTTCCCCAGCAACAGCTTCtacgtggtggtggtggtgaagacGGAGGACGAGGTGTGCGGGGGGGCTCTGCCCTACTACCCCCTCTCCAAAAACGCCTCACCAG ACGAACCCGTGGATCAGCACAACCGGCAGAAGATGCTGGAGGTGATGGTGTCGCCCACCATAACGT CGGAGGCCTATGTGAGCAGCGTGCTCTTCTGCCTGGGCATCTTCCTCTCCTTCTACGTCCTCACGCTGCTCATCgcctgctgggagagctgccG gcagcagaagaggaaggggCTCCTGGCAGCCATGGACTCGCCCAGCCTGGACAcgg CGTCTCTACTGG GGCATGCCCGCGGCATCCCCGACTCCTTCCTGGGCCATGCCCCCTACAACAGCTACGGTTACGGCTCCTTCG GGAACGGCTCCTCTGGCAGCGCCGAGGGCATCACGGACAGCATGGGCTCAGCAGAAGTCCCCTACGGCTACGCGG GGCAGGAGCAGTTCAAGCGGCGCACGTCCTCCGCCCCGATGAGGCCGCTGAGCATTGCCATGG GGGAGCGGTCGCTGGAGAACGTGGCCGGCCGGCCACGCCTGGACTCGCTCAGCTCCATCGAGGAGGATGACTACGACACGCTGGCTGACATTGACTACGACAAGAACGTCATCCGCACCAAG caATACCTCTGCGTGGCCGACCTGGCCCGCAAGGACAAGCGGGTGCTGCGGAAGAAGTACCAGATCTACTTCTG gAACATCGCCACCATCGCCGTCTTCTACGCCCTCCCCGTCATCCAGCTCGTCATCACCTACCAGACG GTGGTGAACGTCACCGGCAACCAGGACATCTGCTACTACAACTTTCTGTGCGCCCACCCGCTGGGGAACCTCAG CAACCTGGGCTACGTCCTGCTGGGCTTGCTCTTCCTGCTCATCATCCTGCAGCGGGAGATCAACTACAACCGGGCGCTCATGCGCAACGACGCTCACGCCCTG gAGTGCGGCATCCCCAAGCACTTCGGGCTCTTCTACGCCATGGGCACCGCCCTCATGATGGAGGGGCTGCTCAGCGCCTGCTACCACGTCTGCCCCAACTACACCAACTTCCAGTTCG ACACCTCCTTCATGTACATGATCGCGGGGCTCTGCATGCTGAAGCTCTACCAGAAACGCCACCCAGACATCAACGCCAGCGCCTACAGTGCCTACGCCTGCCTGGCCCTCGTCATCTTCTTCTCCGTCGTCGGCGTG gTCTTCGGCAAGGAGAACACGGCCTTCTGGATCGTCTTCTCCGTCATCCACATCGTGGCCACCCTGCTGCTGAGCACCCAGCTCTACTACATGGGGCGCTGGAAGCTGG aCTCGGGCATCCTGCGCAGGATCCTGCACGTGCTGTACACGGACTGCGTCCGGCAGTGCAGCGGGCCCATGTACGTG GACCGAATGGTGCTCTTGGTCATGGGAAACATCATCAACTGGTCGCT CGCTGCCTACGGCCTCATTGTCCGCCCCAATGACTTCGCTTCCTACCTGCTGGCCATCGGCATCTGCAACCTCCTCCTCTACTTCGCCTTCTACATCATCATGAAG CTCCGCAGCGGCGAGCGCATCAAGCTCATCCCCTTGCTCTGCATCGTCGGCACCTCGGTGGTCTGGGGCTTTgccctcttcttcttcttccagggGCTCAGCACCTGGCAG AAAACGCCGGCCGAGTCCCGGGAGCACAACCGCGACTGCATCCTGCTCGACTTCTTCGACGACCATGACATCTGGCACTTCCTCTCCTCCATCGCCATGTTCGGCTCCTTCCTG GTGCTGCTGACGCTGGACGACGACTTGGACTGCGTCCAGCGGGACAAGATCTACGTCTTCTAG
- the SIDT2 gene encoding SID1 transmembrane family member 2 isoform X5 yields the protein MPGSGAGALARALVAWALLALPLPALPQPRGARRVAEKEARFNTTYADWVDADLLNIYAFNHSVRRNRTEGVRVSVNVLSDRKDLPVLFVVRQKEAVVSFQVPLILRGLNQRKYAYQEVSRTLCQPQTKAEVETQHFYVDVSTLSLNTSYQLRVTHVENFVLRTNERFSFNATAAQPQYFKYEFPEGVDSVIVKVTSAMAFPCSVISIQDILCPVYDLDNNVAFIGMYQTMTKKAAITVQKKDFPSNSFYVVVVVKTEDEVCGGALPYYPLSKNASPDEPVDQHNRQKMLEVMVSPTITSEAYVSSVLFCLGIFLSFYVLTLLIACWESCRQQKRKGLLAAMDSPSLDTGHARGIPDSFLGHAPYNSYGYGSFGNGSSGSAEGITDSMGSAEVPYGYAGERSLENVAGRPRLDSLSSIEEDDYDTLADIDYDKNVIRTKQYLCVADLARKDKRVLRKKYQIYFWNIATIAVFYALPVIQLVITYQTVVNVTGNQDICYYNFLCAHPLGNLSAFNNILSNLGYVLLGLLFLLIILQREINYNRALMRNDAHALECGIPKHFGLFYAMGTALMMEGLLSACYHVCPNYTNFQFDTSFMYMIAGLCMLKLYQKRHPDINASAYSAYACLALVIFFSVVGVVFGKENTAFWIVFSVIHIVATLLLSTQLYYMGRWKLDSGILRRILHVLYTDCVRQCSGPMYVDRMVLLVMGNIINWSLAAYGLIVRPNDFASYLLAIGICNLLLYFAFYIIMKLRSGERIKLIPLLCIVGTSVVWGFALFFFFQGLSTWQKTPAESREHNRDCILLDFFDDHDIWHFLSSIAMFGSFLVLLTLDDDLDCVQRDKIYVF from the exons atgccgggcagcggggcgggcgcgcTGGCCCGGGCGCTGGTGGCCTGGGCGCTGCtggccctgccgctgccggccctgccccagccccgcggcgcccggcgggtGGCGGAGAAGGAGGCCCGCTTCAACACCACCTACGCCGACTGGGTGGACGCCGACCTGCTCAACATCTACGCCTTCAACCACAGCGTCCGGAGGAACAGG ACGGAGGGGGTGCGGGTGTCGGTGAACGTCCTCTCCGACCGCAAGGACTTGCCCGTCCTCTTCGTGGTGAGGCAGAAGGAGGCGGTGGTCTCCTTCCAGGTGCCGCTCATCCTCCGGGGCCT GAACCAGCGGAAGTACGCGTACCAGGAGGTGAGCCGCACgctctgccagccccagaccAAGGCGGAGGTGGAGACCCAGCACTTCTACGTGGACGTCTCCACGCTGTCCCTCAACACCTCCTACCAGCTGCGCGTCACCCACGTGGAGAACTTCGTGCTGCG GACAAACGAAAGGTTCAGCTTCAATGCCACGGCAGCTCAGCCGCAG TATTTCAAGTACGAGTTCCCCGAGGGAGTGGACTCGGTGATCGTGAAGGTGACCTCGGCCATGGCCTTCCCCTGCTCCGTCATCTCCATCCAGGACATCCTG TGCCCCGTCTATGACTTGGACAACAACGTGGCCTTCATCGGGATGTACCAGACCATGACGAAGAAGGCGGCCATCACGGTGCAG AAGAAGGATTTCCCCAGCAACAGCTTCtacgtggtggtggtggtgaagacGGAGGACGAGGTGTGCGGGGGGGCTCTGCCCTACTACCCCCTCTCCAAAAACGCCTCACCAG ACGAACCCGTGGATCAGCACAACCGGCAGAAGATGCTGGAGGTGATGGTGTCGCCCACCATAACGT CGGAGGCCTATGTGAGCAGCGTGCTCTTCTGCCTGGGCATCTTCCTCTCCTTCTACGTCCTCACGCTGCTCATCgcctgctgggagagctgccG gcagcagaagaggaaggggCTCCTGGCAGCCATGGACTCGCCCAGCCTGGACAcgg GGCATGCCCGCGGCATCCCCGACTCCTTCCTGGGCCATGCCCCCTACAACAGCTACGGTTACGGCTCCTTCG GGAACGGCTCCTCTGGCAGCGCCGAGGGCATCACGGACAGCATGGGCTCAGCAGAAGTCCCCTACGGCTACGCGG GGGAGCGGTCGCTGGAGAACGTGGCCGGCCGGCCACGCCTGGACTCGCTCAGCTCCATCGAGGAGGATGACTACGACACGCTGGCTGACATTGACTACGACAAGAACGTCATCCGCACCAAG caATACCTCTGCGTGGCCGACCTGGCCCGCAAGGACAAGCGGGTGCTGCGGAAGAAGTACCAGATCTACTTCTG gAACATCGCCACCATCGCCGTCTTCTACGCCCTCCCCGTCATCCAGCTCGTCATCACCTACCAGACG GTGGTGAACGTCACCGGCAACCAGGACATCTGCTACTACAACTTTCTGTGCGCCCACCCGCTGGGGAACCTCAG CGCCTTCAACAACATCCTCAGCAACCTGGGCTACGTCCTGCTGGGCTTGCTCTTCCTGCTCATCATCCTGCAGCGGGAGATCAACTACAACCGGGCGCTCATGCGCAACGACGCTCACGCCCTG gAGTGCGGCATCCCCAAGCACTTCGGGCTCTTCTACGCCATGGGCACCGCCCTCATGATGGAGGGGCTGCTCAGCGCCTGCTACCACGTCTGCCCCAACTACACCAACTTCCAGTTCG ACACCTCCTTCATGTACATGATCGCGGGGCTCTGCATGCTGAAGCTCTACCAGAAACGCCACCCAGACATCAACGCCAGCGCCTACAGTGCCTACGCCTGCCTGGCCCTCGTCATCTTCTTCTCCGTCGTCGGCGTG gTCTTCGGCAAGGAGAACACGGCCTTCTGGATCGTCTTCTCCGTCATCCACATCGTGGCCACCCTGCTGCTGAGCACCCAGCTCTACTACATGGGGCGCTGGAAGCTGG aCTCGGGCATCCTGCGCAGGATCCTGCACGTGCTGTACACGGACTGCGTCCGGCAGTGCAGCGGGCCCATGTACGTG GACCGAATGGTGCTCTTGGTCATGGGAAACATCATCAACTGGTCGCT CGCTGCCTACGGCCTCATTGTCCGCCCCAATGACTTCGCTTCCTACCTGCTGGCCATCGGCATCTGCAACCTCCTCCTCTACTTCGCCTTCTACATCATCATGAAG CTCCGCAGCGGCGAGCGCATCAAGCTCATCCCCTTGCTCTGCATCGTCGGCACCTCGGTGGTCTGGGGCTTTgccctcttcttcttcttccagggGCTCAGCACCTGGCAG AAAACGCCGGCCGAGTCCCGGGAGCACAACCGCGACTGCATCCTGCTCGACTTCTTCGACGACCATGACATCTGGCACTTCCTCTCCTCCATCGCCATGTTCGGCTCCTTCCTG GTGCTGCTGACGCTGGACGACGACTTGGACTGCGTCCAGCGGGACAAGATCTACGTCTTCTAG